The following are from one region of the Nocardioides marmotae genome:
- a CDS encoding helix-turn-helix domain-containing protein produces the protein MEQVTRFATRSVAGDLRVPMWEQYNESALVALECRTAPGRFVAEEVNAALGRVSLAQVSASPHAVERTVEIIDRSPCDSVLLYATIAGESSFYHRDGVLTTRPGQVVVCESDHPFMRGFSRGLRELVVKIPRRTWIDSEGARATQPRVVGSADRARVDPYVDALCRSVAQLLQVDDAGSGHEQVAEAQLIELAVAMVSGHAAVGAAPAPHLRAAQAFVDRHLRDPSLGAARIAAGVGISERQLSRVFAEAGVTVPQFVAGRRVRLARRLLERRGEEVGVADVAHAVGFTSASSFSRAFRAHAGVAPSTVRRLVGRPADDPLGTT, from the coding sequence GTGGAGCAGGTAACGAGATTCGCCACCCGCAGCGTGGCCGGCGACCTCCGGGTGCCGATGTGGGAGCAGTACAACGAGTCGGCGCTGGTCGCACTCGAGTGCCGTACGGCGCCGGGCCGGTTCGTGGCCGAGGAGGTCAACGCTGCGCTCGGCCGGGTGTCCCTGGCTCAGGTGAGTGCGAGCCCGCACGCGGTCGAGCGCACGGTGGAGATCATCGACCGCTCGCCCTGCGACTCGGTGCTCCTCTACGCCACGATCGCGGGGGAGTCGTCCTTCTACCACCGTGACGGCGTGCTCACCACGCGGCCGGGGCAGGTCGTGGTCTGCGAGTCCGACCACCCCTTCATGCGCGGGTTCTCCCGGGGCCTGCGCGAGCTGGTCGTGAAGATCCCCCGCCGGACCTGGATCGACAGCGAGGGCGCTCGCGCCACCCAACCCCGAGTCGTGGGCAGCGCCGACCGCGCACGCGTCGACCCCTACGTCGACGCGCTCTGCCGGAGCGTCGCGCAGCTGTTGCAGGTCGACGACGCGGGGTCGGGCCACGAGCAGGTCGCCGAGGCCCAGCTGATCGAGCTCGCCGTGGCCATGGTCTCCGGCCACGCGGCGGTCGGGGCGGCCCCCGCGCCGCACCTGCGTGCCGCCCAGGCCTTCGTCGACCGGCACCTGCGGGATCCGTCCTTGGGTGCCGCCCGGATCGCCGCCGGGGTGGGGATCAGTGAGCGCCAGCTCTCGCGGGTGTTCGCCGAGGCGGGTGTGACGGTGCCCCAGTTCGTCGCCGGTCGCCGGGTCCGGCTCGCGCGGCGACTGCTCGAGCGCCGGGGTGAGGAGGTCGGTGTCGCAGACGTCGCGCACGCCGTCGGCTTCACCTCCGCCAGCAGCTTCTCCCGAGCCTTCCGCGCCCATGCGGGAGTGGCGCCCTCGACGGTGCGCCGTCTCGTCGGCCGACCGGCGGACGACCCCCTCGGGACCACTTGA